From Bacillus sp. Bos-x628, the proteins below share one genomic window:
- a CDS encoding amino acid permease, with the protein MRHILRKKHIHDLLEQSRQQKVKKTLGGLDLTLLGIGAVIGTGVMVLTGITAAKDAGPAVIFSFAIAAVVCSLAALCYAEMASAMPVFGSAYIYSYTTMGELVGHLMGWTLLSVYMLTASAVASGWSSYFNSLLEGFGVSIPHQFLAGPEQGGLMNLPAILIVLLIAWILSRGTKESKKFNNIMVFVKLGIIVLFIVVGGFYVQPDNWQPFMPFGAEGIIAGAAAVFFAFLGFDAISASAEEVKNPQRNLPIGIIGSLLICTIIYIAVCLVMTGMVHYTELNVTEAMSYVLQSVHQHSVAGIISVGAVIGLMAVIFANNYAATRIAYAMGRDGLLPKVFSKTSKSDTPVASIWMIGGMTAVISGFIDLKDLSNLANIGALLTFAMVSLSVLILRKTHKQLERGFRVPFVPVLPIVSMGCCLFLMLNLPIRTWLYFGVWLLIGFVMYAAYSNRHSELAKTS; encoded by the coding sequence TTGCGACATATTCTTCGTAAGAAACACATTCATGATTTGTTAGAACAGAGTAGACAACAAAAAGTAAAGAAAACGCTGGGAGGACTCGATTTAACACTCCTAGGTATCGGGGCTGTAATCGGGACGGGGGTCATGGTTTTAACCGGAATCACAGCAGCAAAGGATGCAGGACCGGCCGTCATTTTCTCCTTTGCTATTGCAGCGGTTGTGTGCAGTTTAGCAGCACTTTGCTATGCAGAGATGGCTTCGGCGATGCCTGTGTTTGGAAGTGCATACATTTATTCATATACAACGATGGGTGAGCTTGTAGGTCATCTCATGGGCTGGACCTTATTGTCCGTATATATGCTGACCGCTTCGGCTGTTGCTAGTGGCTGGTCCAGTTATTTCAATAGCTTGCTGGAGGGGTTTGGTGTATCCATCCCCCATCAATTCCTAGCGGGACCTGAACAAGGCGGGCTTATGAATCTGCCAGCGATCCTCATTGTTTTACTGATTGCGTGGATTTTATCAAGAGGAACGAAGGAAAGTAAAAAGTTCAATAATATCATGGTATTTGTGAAACTTGGCATTATTGTTCTTTTCATTGTAGTAGGTGGCTTCTATGTGCAGCCAGATAACTGGCAGCCATTCATGCCGTTTGGTGCGGAAGGTATCATTGCGGGCGCAGCTGCTGTGTTTTTTGCCTTTTTAGGATTTGATGCGATTTCAGCTTCTGCGGAAGAAGTCAAAAATCCACAGCGGAACCTGCCAATTGGCATTATTGGGTCATTACTCATATGTACGATCATTTACATTGCCGTTTGTTTGGTCATGACAGGAATGGTGCATTATACAGAATTAAATGTGACAGAAGCGATGTCCTATGTGCTCCAAAGTGTGCATCAGCATAGCGTAGCTGGCATTATTTCTGTCGGTGCTGTCATTGGATTGATGGCTGTGATTTTCGCCAATAATTATGCGGCGACACGAATCGCATATGCGATGGGGCGTGATGGTCTCTTACCTAAAGTTTTTTCGAAAACAAGCAAGAGTGATACGCCTGTTGCAAGCATATGGATGATTGGCGGAATGACAGCTGTTATTTCAGGATTTATTGATTTGAAAGATCTTTCAAACTTAGCGAACATTGGGGCATTGTTGACGTTTGCGATGGTGAGTTTATCTGTGCTCATTTTAAGAAAGACGCACAAACAGCTCGAAAGGGGATTCCGAGTTCCTTTTGTTCCGGTATTGCCCATTGTATCTATGGGTTGCTGCCTATTCCTTATGCTCAATTTACCAATCCGGACGTGGCTTTACTTTGGGGTTTGGTTGTTGATCGGTTTTGTCATGTATGCAGCTTATTCAAACAGACACAGTGAATTAGCGAAAACTTCATGA
- a CDS encoding AMP-binding protein, translating to MNTLQALLNDRMERSSHLEAVTGGGVSYTFEEYAKRIDQLAHYLNRKGIQKGDRICFICQNHHHFSTIMLAVIKAGAVAVPLSWQLTSFELEGILKKAKPKALFFDREFRDIIAAVNVSLEDCLMIESGVNAKTTKLFEDMLATNDGSHIAEAVSEDDLAMILFTSGTTGNPKGCMVGHGRLYQFFTRHRNRGFDLRGKRYLASHPLYHMSSINHLISGALEGYTIVFLNDATPKRILETIEQERITFMMAFPSAYTYMLEEMKRGSYDLSSFEIAISGGTKVPVRLIKDYNEAGIQMMHGYGSTEAWIVSSWHPEMGEDKMGSAGKVDSEVEVKIVHPDTKETMPIGEIGEVVMRSPFYFLGYYQQPEATEKVLKDGWFHMGDAGYLDEDGFLYITGRYKDVILYGGDNIYPDQVEEVIDQIPGVIESAVIGVPDDVYGEVPSAFIVKDESADIGEQDVVNYCQQRLADYKVPSIHFTQELPKNKLGKIMKKDLRELVMKS from the coding sequence TTGAATACTTTACAGGCATTACTAAACGACAGAATGGAGCGCTCTTCTCATCTTGAGGCGGTAACTGGCGGAGGTGTGTCTTATACATTTGAAGAATACGCAAAACGTATCGACCAACTGGCTCATTACTTAAATCGTAAAGGGATTCAAAAAGGTGACCGTATTTGCTTTATTTGTCAAAATCACCACCACTTTTCGACGATTATGTTAGCTGTGATCAAAGCAGGTGCAGTCGCAGTGCCACTTAGCTGGCAGCTCACTTCTTTTGAGCTGGAAGGCATTTTGAAAAAAGCAAAACCGAAGGCGTTATTTTTTGATCGGGAATTTCGTGACATCATTGCCGCTGTGAATGTTTCTTTAGAAGACTGTCTCATGATTGAATCTGGCGTGAATGCAAAAACAACGAAGCTATTTGAAGATATGTTGGCTACAAATGATGGGAGTCATATTGCAGAGGCGGTCTCAGAAGATGACCTTGCGATGATTTTGTTTACATCTGGTACAACTGGCAATCCAAAAGGCTGTATGGTCGGACATGGACGATTGTATCAATTCTTTACGAGACACCGTAATAGAGGATTTGACTTAAGAGGAAAACGATATTTGGCGAGTCACCCTCTGTATCATATGAGTTCTATAAATCATCTAATTTCTGGGGCACTTGAAGGGTATACCATCGTCTTTTTAAATGACGCTACACCAAAACGCATTTTAGAAACCATTGAACAGGAACGTATTACGTTCATGATGGCCTTCCCATCTGCTTATACGTACATGTTAGAAGAGATGAAACGTGGTTCGTATGATCTCTCATCCTTTGAAATTGCGATTTCTGGTGGAACGAAGGTGCCGGTACGCTTGATTAAGGACTACAATGAGGCTGGGATTCAAATGATGCATGGATACGGCAGTACAGAGGCATGGATTGTCAGTTCGTGGCATCCTGAAATGGGTGAAGATAAAATGGGATCTGCTGGTAAGGTTGATTCCGAGGTAGAAGTAAAAATTGTCCATCCTGATACGAAAGAAACAATGCCAATCGGAGAAATTGGCGAAGTTGTCATGAGAAGCCCATTTTATTTTCTTGGCTATTATCAGCAGCCAGAAGCCACTGAAAAGGTGCTGAAAGACGGCTGGTTCCATATGGGAGACGCAGGTTATTTAGATGAAGACGGCTTTCTTTATATCACAGGTAGATACAAGGATGTCATTTTGTACGGCGGAGATAATATTTATCCTGATCAAGTCGAGGAAGTCATTGATCAAATTCCAGGTGTGATTGAATCAGCGGTCATTGGTGTACCAGACGATGTATATGGTGAAGTGCCAAGTGCGTTTATCGTCAAAGATGAATCCGCCGATATTGGTGAACAAGATGTTGTGAACTATTGTCAGCAGCGTTTGGCAGATTACAAAGTACCGTCCATTCATTTCACTCAAGAATTACCGAAAAATAAGCTTGGTAAAATTATGAAGAAAGATTTACGTGAATTGGTTATGAAGTCTTAG
- a CDS encoding MarR family transcriptional regulator, giving the protein MQHFELEASLLDHALTKYLKATKRIDEKNIPKNVTNVKGFILRIIYRHQSCTVKNILQEVSLSPSATTTALNHLEDEGLIIRSRNNNDRRTVWITLSESGKQIAKQMIDNRQLLVNQFFDHLSEEDKKTFFELIEKMMDERTLKA; this is encoded by the coding sequence ATGCAACATTTCGAGCTAGAGGCAAGTTTATTAGACCATGCACTGACGAAATACTTAAAGGCGACAAAACGAATAGATGAAAAGAACATTCCGAAAAATGTCACGAATGTGAAAGGGTTTATTTTGCGTATCATTTACCGTCACCAATCATGTACTGTAAAGAATATTTTGCAGGAAGTTTCATTATCTCCCTCTGCTACAACCACCGCTCTCAATCACTTAGAAGATGAAGGGTTAATTATTCGCTCTAGAAATAACAATGACCGCCGTACAGTATGGATTACTTTATCTGAATCTGGTAAACAAATTGCAAAACAAATGATCGACAATCGTCAGTTACTCGTCAATCAATTTTTTGATCACCTATCAGAGGAAGATAAAAAAACATTCTTTGAATTGATCGAGAAAATGATGGATGAACGCACATTAAAGGCTTAG
- a CDS encoding zinc-dependent alcohol dehydrogenase encodes MRAVTYQGKNRIAVKQVDAPAIQDREDVIVRITSTAICGSDLHLYQGNFPLPIGYIIGHEPMGIVEEVGSDVTAVKKGDRVVIPFTMACGNCQYCHHHLESQCDESNPHYDSGGLLGYSEKFGNYPGGQAEYLRVPFGNYTPFKVPDDCELEDEQLLFLSDVLPTAYWSVEHAGVKKGDTVIVLGCGPVGLMAQQFAWQKGAKRVIAVDYIDYRLRHAKRISGVEVFDFTEDADMGETLKELTKGGADVVIDCVGMDGKKSPLEKIEQKLKLQGGTIGPIQIATKAVRKCGTVQLTGVYSGLYNMFPLGAFFARNVTLKMGQAPARGYMSKLYQKVANGEIDPKEMITHQLPLDEAAHAYQIFNGKQDDCIKVILKP; translated from the coding sequence TTGAGAGCTGTTACCTATCAAGGCAAGAATCGAATTGCTGTGAAGCAAGTGGATGCGCCGGCTATTCAAGATCGTGAAGATGTGATTGTTCGGATTACGTCTACTGCTATTTGTGGATCAGATTTGCATTTGTATCAAGGGAACTTTCCTCTGCCGATCGGCTATATTATTGGACATGAGCCAATGGGTATTGTAGAGGAGGTCGGGTCAGATGTAACGGCTGTGAAAAAGGGAGATCGTGTCGTCATTCCATTTACGATGGCGTGTGGCAATTGTCAGTATTGTCATCATCATTTAGAAAGTCAATGTGATGAATCTAACCCTCATTATGATTCAGGTGGATTACTTGGATATAGTGAGAAATTCGGGAATTACCCCGGCGGGCAGGCGGAATATTTACGCGTTCCATTTGGAAACTATACACCGTTTAAGGTTCCTGATGATTGTGAGTTAGAAGATGAACAATTGTTGTTCTTATCTGATGTTCTGCCAACCGCCTATTGGAGTGTGGAGCACGCCGGTGTGAAAAAGGGCGATACCGTCATCGTACTAGGCTGTGGACCTGTTGGGTTAATGGCACAGCAATTTGCTTGGCAAAAAGGTGCAAAGCGGGTGATTGCCGTCGATTATATTGATTATCGCCTGCGTCATGCAAAACGTATAAGCGGTGTAGAAGTATTCGATTTTACAGAAGATGCCGATATGGGGGAAACCTTAAAGGAGCTTACCAAGGGTGGAGCGGATGTCGTCATTGATTGTGTCGGTATGGATGGGAAAAAGTCGCCGCTTGAAAAAATTGAGCAGAAGCTCAAGCTACAGGGTGGGACGATTGGACCGATTCAAATCGCCACCAAAGCCGTTCGGAAATGTGGAACGGTTCAACTGACTGGTGTGTACAGCGGTCTGTATAATATGTTCCCATTAGGCGCTTTTTTCGCAAGAAATGTCACATTGAAAATGGGACAGGCACCTGCAAGGGGGTATATGTCAAAGTTATATCAAAAGGTGGCAAACGGTGAAATTGATCCTAAAGAGATGATTACCCATCAACTGCCGTTAGATGAAGCAGCGCATGCATATCAAATATTCAATGGAAAGCAAGATGATTGTATTAAAGTCATTTTGAAGCCATAA
- a CDS encoding amidase, whose protein sequence is MNVKEYMTYDATGLAALVRNKQVTPQELVQAAFTRLDEVNPSLNAVIRTREEQVVQDIRHLEAHHPFAGVPFVLKNISQGLENEPLTAGSMLLKDVKAKTDSHFVRRLKLAGLLMIGHTNTPEFGLRNVTEPALYGPTRNPWNEAYSPGGSSGGTAAAVASGIVPAGGASDGGGSIRIPASFTGLFGLKPTRGRTPVGPGVGRQWQGASIDFTLTKTVRDSAALLDLLQVIQPEAAFQTPLYDGSYQEDIVKRMPRMRVAYCIESPVGTKVSEEAKIAVLQTVKWLSEQGHQIEEAKPAIDGVHLIQQYYVMNSGEMSALFTSLARSLGRPVKPEETDIVAWVLAEAGKNVTAAAYTESLDAWDMAAAQMAEFHQTYDLYVTPAAAYSAPRIGELMQTDQEISALLRVSSLSMQAQQDLIYDMFLKSLAYTPFTQLANLTGQPSMSVPVHLTQEGLPLGVQVTAPKGKEDWLLRLAAEMEQSSLWKGTTCYK, encoded by the coding sequence ATGAATGTAAAAGAGTATATGACATATGATGCGACTGGTTTGGCAGCGCTTGTACGAAATAAGCAGGTGACCCCTCAAGAGCTTGTGCAGGCTGCGTTTACTAGACTGGATGAAGTCAATCCTTCATTAAATGCGGTCATTCGAACAAGAGAAGAACAGGTAGTACAAGATATCAGGCATCTCGAAGCGCATCATCCGTTTGCGGGCGTTCCATTTGTGCTGAAAAATATATCACAAGGACTAGAAAATGAGCCTTTGACAGCGGGGTCTATGCTGTTAAAAGATGTAAAAGCAAAAACGGATTCGCACTTTGTCCGCCGGTTGAAGCTGGCTGGGCTCCTGATGATCGGTCATACAAACACACCGGAATTCGGTTTGAGAAATGTAACGGAACCAGCGTTATATGGTCCGACGAGAAATCCATGGAATGAGGCGTATTCTCCTGGCGGTTCAAGCGGTGGCACCGCTGCCGCAGTTGCAAGCGGTATTGTGCCAGCAGGAGGTGCAAGTGATGGTGGGGGGTCCATTCGTATTCCAGCATCATTTACCGGTTTGTTTGGATTAAAGCCGACAAGAGGCAGAACGCCAGTAGGTCCTGGCGTAGGAAGACAGTGGCAAGGGGCTTCGATAGATTTTACTTTGACCAAAACGGTTCGAGATAGTGCAGCACTTCTTGACTTGCTTCAAGTCATTCAGCCGGAAGCCGCCTTCCAAACACCGTTATACGATGGCAGCTATCAAGAGGATATAGTGAAGCGTATGCCTCGTATGCGTGTAGCTTATTGCATAGAATCCCCAGTTGGAACGAAAGTCAGTGAGGAAGCAAAAATAGCTGTCCTGCAAACAGTGAAATGGCTAAGTGAACAGGGTCACCAAATAGAGGAAGCGAAGCCAGCTATTGATGGTGTCCATCTGATACAGCAATATTATGTAATGAACAGTGGAGAAATGTCTGCATTATTTACATCCTTGGCTCGATCACTTGGTCGACCTGTGAAGCCAGAGGAAACTGATATCGTTGCGTGGGTGCTGGCAGAGGCAGGGAAGAATGTTACGGCTGCTGCCTATACGGAAAGTCTTGATGCATGGGATATGGCGGCCGCACAAATGGCAGAATTTCATCAGACGTATGACCTCTACGTGACACCTGCCGCCGCTTATTCCGCTCCGCGCATTGGTGAGCTCATGCAAACAGATCAGGAAATATCAGCACTTTTACGTGTCTCTTCCCTTTCTATGCAAGCACAGCAGGATCTCATTTATGATATGTTCTTGAAAAGTCTCGCCTACACACCATTTACACAGTTAGCCAACTTAACAGGTCAGCCGTCCATGAGTGTTCCTGTTCATCTGACGCAAGAAGGCCTGCCTTTAGGTGTACAGGTGACAGCTCCTAAAGGAAAAGAAGATTGGTTGTTGAGACTTGCAGCGGAAATGGAGCAATCCTCGCTTTGGAAAGGAACAACTTGCTATAAATAG
- a CDS encoding S8 family serine peptidase codes for MQGALALKKKVLVVIAFLLALTTALPFHTQAATPPKETEVIIVYKNQKGKQTALEESEKVKAQYIHLPAVAVTANEKAVSSLKKDPNIAYVTKNVKVKLASSTMTKHTTTLQDELIQKSYNLQRLNVKQALKDGVTGKNIKVAVLDTGIFPHEDLKIAGGKSFVNYTSSYKDDEGHGTHVAGTIGALNNDYGTVGVASGVKLYAVKVLDKKGEGDLFSLLRGIDWAITNKMDIINLSLGFEDNIPILHSAVDKAYKKGLLVVAASGNDGKKNHISYPAAYSSVIAVSATNEKDKLASISNTGKAIEFSAPGENVISTYLKNEYWYATGTSQAAPHITGMLALLKQLHPKKTNVQIRTLLRSYTMDLGAKGKDSQFGYGRVQYIPQSTFLKAANSAVKKAETSKKQADVDQAKTKISRLTASKQKTTLTERIKKVQTIIHIRSARAKVKIAEKNKTQDAIKSAQTAIHKLSTSTEKKSLQKRLDQVKKQVDYQKKVTDAKQKVKKAEIKRTKKTKAAAQRAVKKLKASKTKTELQKRLNRIKV; via the coding sequence ATGCAAGGAGCCCTTGCTCTGAAAAAGAAAGTATTGGTTGTCATTGCGTTTCTTCTTGCCCTGACAACTGCTTTACCCTTCCACACACAAGCAGCCACACCGCCAAAAGAAACAGAGGTCATCATCGTATATAAAAACCAAAAAGGAAAACAAACAGCACTTGAGGAAAGTGAAAAAGTAAAAGCACAGTACATACACCTTCCAGCTGTTGCTGTCACAGCGAATGAAAAAGCTGTATCCTCCCTAAAAAAAGACCCAAACATTGCCTATGTGACAAAGAATGTCAAAGTGAAACTGGCTTCTTCTACCATGACAAAGCACACTACTACACTACAGGATGAATTGATTCAAAAATCTTATAACCTACAGAGATTGAATGTAAAACAAGCATTAAAAGATGGGGTCACAGGGAAAAATATTAAAGTAGCAGTCTTAGATACTGGAATTTTTCCGCATGAAGATTTGAAGATTGCTGGCGGTAAATCTTTCGTGAATTACACATCCTCTTACAAAGATGATGAAGGACATGGAACGCATGTCGCTGGAACAATCGGTGCTCTGAATAACGATTACGGTACAGTCGGTGTCGCTTCTGGTGTGAAGCTGTATGCCGTGAAAGTATTAGATAAAAAAGGAGAAGGCGATTTGTTCAGTCTGCTTCGAGGCATTGATTGGGCAATTACCAATAAGATGGACATCATCAACTTAAGCCTTGGATTTGAAGATAACATTCCTATCTTACATTCAGCTGTAGATAAGGCTTACAAAAAAGGATTGCTCGTCGTTGCTGCCAGCGGAAACGACGGGAAGAAAAACCACATCAGTTATCCAGCCGCCTACAGCAGCGTCATTGCGGTCTCGGCTACCAATGAAAAAGACAAACTCGCTTCCATTTCCAATACAGGGAAGGCGATTGAATTTTCTGCCCCTGGTGAGAATGTCATCAGCACCTATTTGAAAAATGAATATTGGTACGCAACCGGTACATCTCAAGCCGCACCGCATATCACAGGAATGCTCGCTCTATTAAAACAGCTTCATCCGAAGAAAACAAACGTACAGATTCGCACCTTACTGCGCAGCTATACGATGGACCTTGGAGCAAAAGGGAAGGATTCACAATTTGGCTATGGCCGCGTGCAATATATTCCGCAATCCACCTTTTTAAAGGCGGCAAACAGTGCTGTTAAAAAAGCCGAAACGTCCAAAAAGCAAGCGGATGTCGATCAAGCCAAAACGAAAATAAGTCGGCTCACAGCAAGTAAACAAAAAACAACGCTCACTGAGCGGATTAAAAAGGTACAAACGATCATCCATATCCGTTCAGCACGTGCAAAGGTCAAAATAGCTGAAAAAAACAAAACGCAGGACGCCATAAAAAGTGCCCAAACCGCAATCCATAAACTAAGCACAAGCACAGAGAAAAAGAGTCTGCAAAAACGGCTCGATCAAGTCAAAAAACAAGTGGACTATCAAAAGAAAGTAACCGACGCAAAACAAAAAGTAAAAAAAGCCGAAATCAAACGAACAAAGAAAACAAAAGCTGCCGCTCAACGTGCAGTAAAAAAGCTAAAGGCATCGAAAACGAAAACAGAATTACAAAAACGATTAAACCGCATTAAAGTATGA
- a CDS encoding DUF402 domain-containing protein: MFQIHAHQWDEVIERKIRYDAGVVEYTCQFLDSQEQQLVLFHKIEDTFSMIAGQNKLTIPKGSYTTAYYWEDRPYNLYFWRDHQGNYLGSYFNIVKNTCIQEQMVIFEDLMIDLLVFPNGDYFILDEDELPEALECFENGSVYNALYVLIDSLESILSQVKSDAEGVYHHATFVPLLVDK, from the coding sequence TTGTTTCAGATACATGCACATCAATGGGATGAAGTGATAGAGAGAAAAATCAGATATGATGCAGGGGTTGTAGAATATACTTGTCAGTTTTTAGATTCACAAGAACAACAACTTGTGTTGTTTCACAAGATTGAAGACACGTTTTCAATGATCGCCGGTCAAAACAAATTGACGATTCCTAAAGGGAGTTATACCACCGCGTATTATTGGGAAGATCGCCCCTACAATTTATATTTTTGGAGAGATCATCAAGGCAATTACCTCGGCTCCTACTTTAATATTGTAAAGAACACTTGTATACAGGAACAAATGGTTATCTTTGAAGATTTAATGATTGATCTTTTAGTCTTTCCAAATGGTGACTATTTCATTTTAGATGAAGATGAATTGCCGGAGGCTTTGGAGTGTTTTGAGAATGGTTCTGTTTACAATGCGTTATATGTATTAATTGATTCTTTAGAGAGCATACTTTCTCAAGTGAAGTCTGATGCAGAAGGAGTATATCATCACGCAACATTTGTTCCGTTATTAGTTGATAAATAG